From the Budorcas taxicolor isolate Tak-1 chromosome 1, Takin1.1, whole genome shotgun sequence genome, one window contains:
- the LOC128045597 gene encoding 60S ribosomal protein L7-like has protein sequence MEVAEEKKKKVPAVPETLKKKRKNFAELKIKRLRKKFAQKMLRKARRKLIYEKAKHYHKEYRQMYRTEIRMARMARKAGNFYVPAEPKLAFVIRIRGINGVSPKVRKVLQLLRLRQIFNGTFVKLNKASINMLRIVEPYIAWGYPNLKSVNELIYKRGYGKINKKRIALTDNALIARSLGKYGIICMEDLIHEIYTAGKRFKEANNFLWPFKLSSPRGGMKKKTTHFVEGGDAGNREDQINRLIRRMN, from the coding sequence ATGGAGGttgcagaagagaagaaaaagaaggttccTGCTGTGCCAGAAACCCTTAAGAAAAAGCGGAAGAATTTCGCAGAGCTTAAGATCAAGCGACTGAGAAAGAAGTTTGCCCAAAAGATGCTTCGAAAGGCAAGGAGGAAGCTTATCTATGAAAAAGCTAAGCATTACCACAAGGAATACAGGCAGATGTACAGAACTGAAATTCGAATGGCTAGGATGGCACGAAAAGCCGGCAACTTCTATGTACCTGCGGAACCCAAATTGGCGTTTGTCATCAGGATCAGAGGTATCAACGGTGTGAGCCCAAAGGTTCGAAAGGTGCTGCAGCTCCTTCGCCTCCGGCAGATCTTCAACGGCACCTTTGTGAAGCTCAACAAGGCATCAATTAATATGCTGAGAATTGTGGAGCCATACATTGCATGGGGGTACCCAAATCTGAAGTCTGTAAATGAATTGATCTACAAGCGTGGTTATGGCAAAATCAACAAAAAGCGAATTGCCCTGACAGACAATGCATTGATTGCTCGATCTCTTGGGAAATATGGAATCATCTGCATGGAGGATCTGATTCATGAGATCTATACCGCTGGAAAACGtttcaaagaagcaaacaacTTCCTGTGGCCCTTTAAATTGTCTTCTCCACGAGgtggaatgaagaaaaagaccACCCATTTTGTAGAAGGTGGAGATGCTGGCAACAGGGAAGACCAGATCAACAGGCTTATTAGAAGGATGAACTAA